A genomic stretch from Hemicordylus capensis ecotype Gifberg chromosome 1, rHemCap1.1.pri, whole genome shotgun sequence includes:
- the STK16 gene encoding serine/threonine-protein kinase 16 isoform X1, whose protein sequence is MGHALCTCSRGTITISNKRYLLIHRLGEGGFSYVDLVEGLHDGCFYALKRIICHDKDDRQEALHEVEMHLLFEHPNILPLCAHTMVERGSKHEAWLLLPFLKRGTLWQEVEVLREKGIFMPEEQILTILHGICRGLQAIHNKGYAHRDLKPTNVLLDDEDQPLLMDLGSMNQARIEVRSSREAMAVQDWAAQRCTISYRAPELFTVERECVIDERTDIWSLGCVLYCMMFGEGPYDMIFQKGDSVALAVQNHLTVPQNTRYSPALEHLLSSTMVVNPQERPYIANVICQLEAIQPAPAGQDTTHI, encoded by the exons TGGCTTTAGCTATGTGGACCTAGTTGAGGGGCTGCACGATGGGTGCTTCTATGCACTGAAACGCATCATATGCCATGACAAGGATGATCGCCAGGAGGCCCTGCATGAGGTGGAGATGCACCTGCTCTTCGAGCACCCCAACATCCTCCCACTGTGTGCACACACCATGGTTGAGAGGGGATCCAAACACGAAGCTTGGCTCTTGTTGCCCTTCCTCAAG AGAGGAACCCTCTGGCAGGAAGTTGAAGTTCTAAGAGAGAAAGGCATCTTTATGCCTGAGGAGCAGATCCTCACAATCCTTCATGGTATCTGCCGGGGCTTGCAGGCCATTCATAACAAAGGTTATGCACACAG AGACTTGAAACCAACAAATGTGCTGCTGGATGATGAGGACCAACCATTGCTGATGGACTTGGGCTCCATGAATCAAGCGCGGATTGAGGTGCGGAGCTCACGGGAGGCCATGGCTGTTCAG GACTGGGCTGCCCAACGCTGTACCATCTCATACAGAGCACCAGAGCTGTTCACTGTTGAACGTGAATGTGTTATTGATGAACGTACTGATATTTGG TCCTTAGGCTGTGTTCTGTATTGCATGATGTTTGGCGAGGGCCCTTATGATATGATCTTCCAAAAGGGTGACAGTGTAGCCTTGGCTGTGCAGAACCACCTCACTGTGCCCCAGAATACCAG GTACTCACCTGCCTTGGAAcatctcctctcctctacaatggTGGTAAATCCCCAAGAGCGTCCATACATTGCTAATGTTATCTGCCAGCTTGAAGCCATACAACCAGCTCCTGCTGGACAGGACACCACACACATCTGA
- the LOC128344420 gene encoding tubulin alpha-4A chain: protein MRECISVHVGQAGVQMGNTCWELYCLEHGIQPDGQMPSEKTIGGGDDSFTTFFCETGAGKHVPRAVFVDLEPTVIDEVRTGTYRQLFHPEQLITGKEDAANNYARGHYTIGKEIIDLVLDRIRKLADQCTGLQGFLVFHSFGGGTGSGFTSLLMERLSVDYGKKSKLEFAIYPAPQVSTAVVEPYNSILTTHTTLEHSDCAFMVDNEAIYDICRRNLDIERPTYTNLNRLISQIVSSITASLRFDGALNVDLTEFQTNLVPYPRIHFPLATYAPVISAEKAYHEQLSVAEITNSCFEPANQMVKCDPRHGKYMACCLLYRGDVVPKDVNAAIAAIKTKRSIQFVDWCPTGFKVGINYQPPTMVPGGDLAKVQRAVCMLSNTTAIAEAWARLDHKFDLMYAKRAFVHWYVGEGMEEGEFSEAREDMAALEKDYEEVGLDSYEDEEEGEE, encoded by the exons ATG CGTGAGTGTATCTCAGTCCATGTTGGCCAAGCTGGCGTGCAGATGGGCAATACCTGCTGGGAGCTGTATTGCTTGGAACATGGGATTCAGCCGGATGGGCAGATGCCAAGCGAGAAGACGATTGGAGGTGGAGATGACTCCTTCACCACCTTCTTCTGTGAAACTGGAGCTGGAAAGCATGTGCCCCGGGCTGTCTTTGTGGACTTGGAACCCACTGTGATTG ATGAAGTTCGTACTGGCACTTACCGTCAGCTTTTCCACCCAGAGCAGCTGATCACTGGCAAGGAAGATGCTGCCAATAACTATGCCCGTGGTCACTACACCATTGGCAAGGAGATCATTGACCTGGTGTTGGACAGGATCCGGAAACTG GCTGACCAATGTACAGGACTCCAAGGATTCTTGGTCTTTCACAGCTTTGGGGGAGGCACTGGCTCAGGATTCACCTCCCTGCTGATGGAACGGCTCTCTGTTGACTATGGCAAGAAGTCGAAGCTGGAATTTGCTATCTACCCAGCTCCACAGGTTTCTACTGCTGTGGTGGAGCCCTACAATTCCATTCTtaccacacacaccaccctcgAGCACTCAGATTGTGCTTTCATGGTGGACAATGAAGCCATCTATGATATCTGCCGCAGGAACCTGGACATTGAGCGCCCAACCTACACAAATCTCAACCGCCTTATCAGTCAGATCGTGTCCTCCATCACTGCTTCCCTGCGCTTTGATGGGGCTCTCAATGTAGACCTGACAGAGTTCCAGACCAACCTAGTGCCCTACCCCCGTATCCACTTCCCTCTAGCCACTTATGCCCCAGTCATCTCGGCTGAAAAGGCTTATCATGAGCAGCTTTCTGTGGCTGAGATCACAAATTCTTGCTTTGAGCCAGCCAACCAGATGGTGAAATGTGACCCCCGCCATGGCAAATATATGGCCTGCTGCCTTTTGTACCGGGGTGATGTGGTGCCCAAGGATGTCAATGCTGCTATTGCTGCCATAAAGACCAAGCGCAGCATTCAGTTCGTGGACTGGTGTCCCACAGGTTTCAAGGTAGGCATCAACTACCAGCCCCCAACTATGGTCCCTGGTGGAGACCTAGCCAAAGTGCAGAGGGCAGTGTGTATGCTGAGCAACACAACAGCCATAGCTGAAGCTTGGGCCCGCCTGGACCACAAGTTTGACCTGATGTATGCCAAGCGGGCTTTTGTCCACTGGTATGTGGGGGAAGGCATGGAAGAAGGGGAATTCTCTGAAGCTCGGGAGGACATGGCTGCCCTGGAGAAGGATTACGAAGAGGTTGGCCTTGACTCTTATGAggatgaagaggaaggagaagagtaG
- the LOC128344654 gene encoding zinc finger protein RFP-like yields the protein MAAHNPIKQLQEEATCGICLGYFVNPVSLDCGHYFCSLCLVRNWAGALVNVDCPQYRSKTCSVNFKQDMAMTHITESTRQLCDPSPATEARVCEEHQEPCQLFCLQDRVLICSVCGQSGEHQAHHVASVEEAAQAYKLQMYICLKNLIQAREEITHQKKKKKKKSLVNG from the coding sequence ATGGCTGCTCACAATCCAATAAAGCAGCTCCAGGAGGAAGCAACATGTGGTATTTGCTTAGGGTATTTTGTAAACCCAGTCAGTCTAGACTGTGGGCACTACTTCTGCTCCCTCTGCCTTGTCCGAAACTGGGCAGGAGCTTTGGTTAATGTGGACTGCCCTCAGTACAGAAGCAAAACCTGCTCAGTCAATTTCAAACAAGACATGGCCATGACCCACATTACAGAATCAACTAGACAGCTGTGTGATCCATCGCCAGCAACAGAGGCGAGAGTCTGTGAGGAGCACCAGGAGCCCTGCCAGCTCTTCTGTCTGCAGGATCGAGTCCTCATCTGCTCAGTTTGTGGGCAGTCTGGGGAACACCAGGCGCACCACGTGGCTTCTGTGGAGGAAGCTGCCCAAGCATACAAGCTGCAGATGTATATCTGTCTGAAAAATCTaatacaggcaagagaagagattacgcatcaaaaaaaaaaaaaaaaaaaaaaaagccttgtgAATGGATAG
- the STK16 gene encoding serine/threonine-protein kinase 16 isoform X2, with the protein MGHALCTCSRGTITISNKRYLLIHRLGEGGFSYVDLVEGLHDGCFYALKRIICHDKDDRQEALHEVEMHLLFEHPNILPLCAHTMVERGSKHEAWLLLPFLKRGTLWQEVEVLREKGIFMPEEQILTILHGICRGLQAIHNKGYAHRDLKPTNVLLDDEDQPLLMDLGSMNQARIEDWAAQRCTISYRAPELFTVERECVIDERTDIWSLGCVLYCMMFGEGPYDMIFQKGDSVALAVQNHLTVPQNTRYSPALEHLLSSTMVVNPQERPYIANVICQLEAIQPAPAGQDTTHI; encoded by the exons TGGCTTTAGCTATGTGGACCTAGTTGAGGGGCTGCACGATGGGTGCTTCTATGCACTGAAACGCATCATATGCCATGACAAGGATGATCGCCAGGAGGCCCTGCATGAGGTGGAGATGCACCTGCTCTTCGAGCACCCCAACATCCTCCCACTGTGTGCACACACCATGGTTGAGAGGGGATCCAAACACGAAGCTTGGCTCTTGTTGCCCTTCCTCAAG AGAGGAACCCTCTGGCAGGAAGTTGAAGTTCTAAGAGAGAAAGGCATCTTTATGCCTGAGGAGCAGATCCTCACAATCCTTCATGGTATCTGCCGGGGCTTGCAGGCCATTCATAACAAAGGTTATGCACACAG AGACTTGAAACCAACAAATGTGCTGCTGGATGATGAGGACCAACCATTGCTGATGGACTTGGGCTCCATGAATCAAGCGCGGATTGAG GACTGGGCTGCCCAACGCTGTACCATCTCATACAGAGCACCAGAGCTGTTCACTGTTGAACGTGAATGTGTTATTGATGAACGTACTGATATTTGG TCCTTAGGCTGTGTTCTGTATTGCATGATGTTTGGCGAGGGCCCTTATGATATGATCTTCCAAAAGGGTGACAGTGTAGCCTTGGCTGTGCAGAACCACCTCACTGTGCCCCAGAATACCAG GTACTCACCTGCCTTGGAAcatctcctctcctctacaatggTGGTAAATCCCCAAGAGCGTCCATACATTGCTAATGTTATCTGCCAGCTTGAAGCCATACAACCAGCTCCTGCTGGACAGGACACCACACACATCTGA